One genomic region from Gossypium hirsutum isolate 1008001.06 chromosome D13, Gossypium_hirsutum_v2.1, whole genome shotgun sequence encodes:
- the LOC121224984 gene encoding uncharacterized protein has product MVMALKEEIAELKGELIIYKAALGNRGLAAVANKPNIDVPKPKEFKGSRSTRDVDNFLWGIEQYFRAKGITKDVTKVTTVAMYLFDVVLLRWCHRSTDVRCGGTEIRTWEEFRCEFKAQFYLEYAEDEVRAKLRRLTQQGTLREYVQEFHELMLQISNMGEKEAFFSFMDGLKPWAKQELQRRGVQELTNSLQLKELLDTRFIRPSKSPFGAPVLFQKKHDGSLKMCIDYQALNKITVKNRPSKSPYGAPVLFQKKHDGSLRMCIDYQALNKIIVKNKYHIPLITDLFDQLGSARWFTKLDLRLGYHQVWIAEGDEPKTAYVTRYGSYEFLVMPFGLTNAPTTFCTLMNKVYSKSLEEHVGHLREVF; this is encoded by the exons ATGGTGATGGCCTTGAAAGAGGAGATTGCGGAGCTCAAGGGGGAACTCATAATCTACAAGGCTGCCTTAGGCAATAGAGGGTTAGCTGCTGTCGCAAATAAGCCCAATATTGATGTACCCAAGCCCAAGGAGTTTAAGGGATCAAGGTCTACAAGAGATGTGGACAACTTTCTGTGGGGAATCGAGCAatacttccgtgccaaaggcatcacgAAGGATGTCACTAAGGTAACTACTGTTGCTATGTATTTATTTGACGTTGTGTTATTGCGGTGGTGTCATAGGTCCACCGATGTGAGATGTGGTGGAACCGAAATTAGAACTTGGGAGGAGTTTCGATGTGAGTTCAAAGCACAGTTTTACCTAGAGTATGCCGAGGATGAGGTTCGGGCAAAGTTACGTCGGCTTACGCAACAAGGCACTTTGAGGGAGTATGTGCAGGAGTTTCACGAACTCATGCTTCAAATCTCAAATATGGGTGAGAAAGAAGCATttttttccttcatggatgggttAAAACCGTGGGCGAAGCAAGAGCTGCAACGCCGAGGAGTTCAAGAGCTTACCAATAGCTTACAATTGAAGGAACTTTTGGATACGAGATTCATTAGACCATCTAAATCCCCATTCGGCGCGCCAGTGTTGTTTCAAAAGAAACATGATGGGTCTTTGaaaatgtgcatcgattatcaggCTTTAAACAAGATCACTGTGAAGAATAG ACCATCTAAATCCCCATACGGTGCGCCAGTGCTATTTCAAAAGAAACATGATGGGTccttgagaatgtgcatcgattatcaggCTTTAAACAAGATCATTGTGAAGAATAAGTACCATATTCCTCTTATTAcagatttgttcgatcaacttggtagtgcaagatggtttaccaagttggATTTGAGATTAGGGTACCATCAAGTTTGGATAGCAGAGGGGGATGAGCCAAAGACAGCTTATGTGACACGGTATGGCtcgtatgagttccttgtgatgcctttcggcctCACAAATGCCCCAACTACATtctgcaccctaatgaataaggtgTATAGCAAGTCTCTCGAGGAGCACGTGGGACACTTGAGGGAGGTGTTCTAA